From Brassica oleracea var. oleracea cultivar TO1000 chromosome C3, BOL, whole genome shotgun sequence, a single genomic window includes:
- the LOC106330894 gene encoding uncharacterized protein LOC106330894, whose amino-acid sequence MEPTGDSPGCSDRKTGKKIIASSATVKPNGKSIASFAIVKTAVSSTIPIIGLKLDTSATTLSSAHADQVMFFRDVSFGPREAELRFRLIHFWEARNPLTKTLIGQEMLLINGEGTAIQGFVPAGRVGTFDLTDGVVYKLSNFFGSRRKVQYRLLIISLPSHSPGILFYRFLRTLRYQFQMIGSGSTAMRSLRPTVTLRVTFMLVNGQTISDYIVLDEVDISEKRHLCVHVQTHDGPVMKLCIWDKAASNFCQKFKSYGGTPSVLLVTTVNPKHIGGTLALATMSSSRVFMDADVQPSKDYLEWLSSNWDIANRVAAEVVTKPEIVTLGEIFSYIKREDSSVALFECTETIDDVVQGSAWYYISCGGCNSKAIKGPTSLICNSKKCGKREVTGVAQYLTKISVYDESEQAVFVVLGDAGKELTGKHASELVASYFESNAGVDVDHCVPVPQALLDAIGQKRRFIVKILPPEAPQPIEHLEEKANPSRGFEDAAGDMVGKASERLESREAKRPKSG is encoded by the exons ATGGAACCCACCGGCGACTCCCCCGGCTGCAGTGACCGCAAGACCGGCAAGAAGATCATCGCCTCCTCTGCTACTGTGAAACCAAATGGGAAGTCCATTGCTTCCTTCGCGATTGTGAAGACTGCTGTTTCATCTACCATTCCG ATAATCGGGTTAAAACTCGACACATCAGCTACCACTCTCTCCTCCGCGCATGCAGACCAAGTCATGTTCTTCCGAGATGTTTCATTCGGCCCACGCGAAGCGGAGTTGAGGTTTCGTCTGATTCACTTCTGGGAGGCTCGAAATCCACTCACGAAAACCCTCATTGGACAAGAGATGCTCCTTATCAATGGAGAG GGGACTGCTATTCAAGGTTTTGTTCCAGCCGGACGGGTCGGGACCTTTGATCTGACAGATGGAGTGGTGTATAAGCTGAGCAACTTCTTCGGGTCCAGAAGGAAAGTTCAATATCGGTTGTTGATCATATCGCTACCGTCTCATTCACCTGGAATTCTGTTTTATCGGTTCTTGAGAACCCTCCGGTACCAATTCCAGATGATAGGTTCAGGTTCCACGGCTATGAGGAGTTTAAGGCCAACTGTGACTCTAAGGGTGACCTTTATG CTGGTGAATGGGCAGACTATCTCTGATTATATTGTTCTTGACGAGGTTGACATCTCAGAGAAGCGGCATCTATGTGTTCATGTTCAGACACATGA TGGACCAGTGATGAAGCTCTGCATATGGGACAAGGCTGCATCCAACTTCTGCCAGAAATTCAAATCTTATGGAGGCACCCCAAGCGTTCTGTTAGTCACCACTGTGAACCCCAAACACATTGGAG GAACACTTGCTCTCGCTACAATGTCATCATCTCGAGTGTTCATGGATGCTGATGTCCAACCTAGCAAAGATTATCTTGAATG GTTGAGCTCTAACTGGGACATTGCTAATAGGGTTGCTGCTGAGGTCGTAACTAAGCCTGAGATAGTGACTCTAGGGGAGATATTCTCTTACATCAAGCGGGAAGATTCTTCT GTTGCTTTGTTTGAATGCACAGAAACTATCGATGATGTTGTCCAGGGTTCTGCCTGGTATTACATTTCTTGCGGTGGATGTAATAGTAAGGCAATAAAAGGGCCTACCTCTCTGATTTGTAACAGCAAGAAGTGTGGGAAAAGGGAAGTTACAGGCGTTGCTCA GTACCTCACAAAGATCTCTGTTTATGATGAGAGTGAGCAAGCAGTTTTTGTTGTACTTGGTGATGCTGGCAAAGAGCTGACCGGGAAGCATGCGTCAGAATTAGTTGCCAGTTACTTTGAA TCCAATGCTGGTGTGGATGTTGACCATTGCGTGCCGGTGCCGCAAGCTCTACTTGATGCAATAGGGCAGAAGCGCAGATTCATTGTGAAG ATACTCCCGCCAGAAGCTCCACAGCCCATAGAACACTTGGAAGAAAAGGCTAATCCTTCAAGAGGCTTCGAAGATGCTGCGGGTGATATGGTTGGAAAAGCATCTGAGCGTCTGGAGTCAAGAGAAGCCAAGCGCCCCAAGAGTGGCTAA